CCTCGGGCCGTCAACATCGACCACGGTATTCCCAGCCTTTCCCGCCAGCAGGAGGAGCACGGCTGCCGCGCCGGCCCGATACCCGAAGGTGACGTCGTAGGCGGAAGAGTCCCCGGAACGGACGAGGTGACCCGGGGTCACCTCCCTCACTTCAGGGATCTCGAAAACGCCGGGAGCGAACATCCCCGTCTTCTTCATGAAATCTTTAACGTCCGGATCATTCTTCAGCCTCTTTTCGAGCTGCTGCTTGATGTATCTTCCGGCACCTGCGAGCTTCTTGTGTCCGAATGCATCGACACCGGCAGATTCGTCATAGAGCATCTCGCCGCTCGCATCCTTGAGGCCTTCGGCAACAACGATGACGTATGTCCCTGCCCTGACATCGCTCCTGAGAACCCTGGCAAAGTACGTGGCTTTCATATGATCGTAGACAATGTCGAGATCCGCCGGTATCTCGGGTATGAGAATACAGTCGGCCTCGGCACCGATCCCCCCGCGCAGGGCGGTATGCCCAACGTACCTGCCGAAAACCTCGAAGACGAGGACACGATTATGACTCATTCCGGTCGTCTTCAGGTCTCTCGTGAAGTCGGCTATCCTATTGATCGCGGAATCGCCTCCGACACTGTACGGTTGAAGGTCAAGGTCCATGGTCTTAGGGACATGGATACAGGGGATGCCCCGCGAGGAAAGATCAACGACCACACTTCCCGTATCGTCGCCTCCGCTGATGATAAGGGCATCTATGCCGAACTTCTCGAGCCCTTTCTTAATCCGTTCATATTTGTCCGGGTCGGATATCTTTCCTATCTTTACTCGCGAATTTCCTGCCTCAGAACCCGCGAGAGACGCATTGATACGACTCACCCTCTCTTCATTGAGCAGGACAACGTCACTGAACTCGACGAGGTTATACAAGCCTGCGTAACCGTTTGGGACAACGACCGACTCGATCCCCAGGGCTGCTGCCTCCTTCGCAACTCCCTTAATGACCGCGTTCAGCCCTCCGCAGTCACCACCGCTCGTGATGACGCCGATCTTTTTAATAGTAGCCATGGAAACCTCCTTTTCGAGATAAACATTAACGGATATCTAAGACAACGGACCTTGAACCGAAACCTCCGTCGTACCACGAGCCGGCGGTATCGAGTCTCGCATCCCTTTTAACTCCTCTTTCTATGGTATTCCTGCAAAGATTTTATCGTGATCTTCCCCCTGATCAGCTGCTCAATCGCATTCACAACGGCATTGGCTCCGGACAGGGTGGTTGTGAACGGCACGCGATACTGGAGGGCGCTCTCTCGTATCGAAAAAGAATCCTTCTGTGCCTGGGCACCGGTCACGGTGTTTATCACGAAGCTTATCTCCTTATTCTTGATGAGATCGACGATGTGCGGCCTCCCCTCGGTCACCTTGTTGATGACTTTTACGGCGATCCCCTTGTCCCCGAGATGCCCTGCGGTCCCGCGTGTCGCTATGACATCAAAACCCATCTCCTGGAATTTGCGGACGATGTGACAGATGCCGGGCTTGTCCTGGTCCTTTACGCTGAGAAAGATCGTGCCCGAGAGAGGGAGCTTGTTGTTCGAAGATTCCTCGGCCTTTGCGTAGGCGAGTCCGAAATTCTCGTCTATACCCATCACCTCGCCGGTCGATTTCATCTCGGGGCCGAGGATTGTGTCAACGCCGTGAAACCGGTCAAAGGGGAAGACCGACTCTTTGACCGCGATATGTGCTATCTCCCTCTCGCGGGTGAGGTCCAGTTCCCTCAGGGTCTTCCCCCCGACGATCTTCGCGGCAACCTTCGCGAGGGGGATTCCCGTCGCCTTCGAGACAAAGGGTACGGTCCTCGACCCTCTCGGATTCACTTCAAGGATATAGATCTCGCCGTCCTTCACGGCGAATTGTATATTCATGAGCCCTATCACATTGAGTTCTTTCGCGAGGGCCCTTGTCTGTTTCTTTATCTCGCCTACAATCGGGCTGCTGAGGGAATAGGGGGGGAGGGAGCATGCCGAATCCCCGGAATGAATCCCCGCCTCTTCGATATGTTCCATGACACCGCCGATGACAACGTCGACGCCGTCGGACAGGGCGTCGACATCTACCTCGATGGCATCTTCGAGATACTTGTCGACAAGAATCGGATGTTCCGGGGAAGCCTTCACCGCCCTCCTCATGTAATCATTGAGGGACTGTTCATCGTAGACGATCTCCATCGCCCTCCCGCCGAGGACATAGGATGGCCTCACCATGACAGGATATCCTATCTTCCCCGCGACGACGAAGGCCTCTTCCGGCGAGACGACGGTGTCGCTGTCGGGCTGCCTGAGATTGAGTTTCTGGAGAAGCTCCCGAAATCTCTTTCTGTCTTCAGCCCTGTCGATAGAATCGGGAGAGGTCCCGAGTATCTTCACGCCTTCCCGCTCGAGGGGAACCGCGAGTTTGAGGGGCGTCTGTCCTCCGAACTGTACGATCACTCCCTCAGGCTGTTCCGTCTCGATAATACTCAGGACGTCCTCGATCGTCAGGGGTTCGAAATAGAGCCTGTCCGAGGTATCGTAGTCGGTGCTCACCGTCTCCGGGTTGCAGTTGACCATAATAGTCTCGTATCCGAGTTCCTTGAGCGCGGAGACCGCATGGACACAGCAGTAGTCGAACTCGATACCCTGGCCGATTCTGTTCGGGCCCGAGCCCAGGATGATCACCTTCTTTCTCTTCGTCGGATTCGCTTCATTTTCAACAAAAGGAAGGGGCTCTGAGAAGTGCGCACAGAGACCGGAATCTGGGAAACTTTTTCTCTCCACTTCTCTCGGAAGGGAGTAGGGCATCTCAAAAGTCGAATAGAGATATGGGGTATGAGCTTCGAACTCCGCCGCGCAGGTGTCTACCATTTTGTAGACCGGTCTGATGCCGGCCTCCTTCCTCATCTCCCTGATGTCGCGCTCCGACCGGCCCGAGATCTGCGCTATACGCCTATCCGAGAAGCCCTGCGCCTTCGCCTCTCTCAGCATCCCGGAGACCTCCTTGTCCTGCCACGATAGTTCCGAAAGCTGGCCGCAGCCGCCCTTCAACTTGTCTTCGGTCTCGAGTATCTGACGTATGTTATTGAGAAACCAGGGGTCTATCTTCGTAAGATCATAGAGCTCTTCCACGGACATGCCGTTCCTCAGCGCCTGAGTCACGTACCATATCCTCTCTGCATGGGGAATCTTCAGCCTTGATTTCAGTTCATCGGGTGTTGCCTGGACCTCTTCGAATCCGTGGCTTCCGATCTCGAGACTCCTCAGCGCCTTCTGGAGAGACTCCTTGAATGTCCTTCCGATAGACATCGCCTCTCCCACTGACTTCATCTGCGTCGTGAGCGTCGGGTCAGCCTCCGGGAATTTTTCGAAGGTGAAGCGGGGAACCTTTGTTACCACATAATCGATCGTCGGCTCGAAAGAGGCCGGTGTCTCCCTTGTTATGTCGTTCGGTATCTCGTCGAGGGTGAGGCCGACCGCCAGTTTTGCGGCGATCTTCGCGATCGGGAACCCCGTCGCCTTACTCGCAAGTGCCGAACTCCTCGAAACCCTGGGGTTCATCTCGATGACGACCATCCTCCCGTTCACCGGATTGAGCGCGAACTGGATGTTCGAACCTCCCGTATCGACCCCGATTTCGCGGATGATCGCTATCGAGGCATCCCGCATCCTCTGGTATTCCTTGTCCGTAAGTGTCTGGGCAGGGGCAACCGTGATAGAGTCTCCCGTATGGACGCCCATGGGATCGAAATTTTCTATCGAGCAGATGATGACGACATTGTCCCTTGTATCGCGCATCACTTCAAGTTCGAATTCCTTCCAGCCGAGGACGGACTCCTCAATGAGGATCTGGTGCACGGGGCTGAGCTTCAATCCCTTTTCGAGCATGTCCGTATACTCTTCCCTGTTATAGGCGATGCCTCCGCCCGTGCCTCCGAGGGTGAAGGACGGCCTTAGGATAGCCGGGAACCCGATGACCTCAACGGCATCGAGCCCCTCCTTCATAGTCCCGACATAGGCGCTCCGGGGAACCTCGAGTCCTATCTTCCCCATCGCCTCCTTGAAGAGCTCCCTGTCCTCGGCCTTCTTTATCGCATGGAGTTTAGCGCCGATGAGTTCGACGCCGTATTTGTCAAGGATTCCCTTTTCAGCGAGCTCAACGGCGAGGTTGAGGGCGGTCTGGCCTCCCATGGTCGGGAGCAGGGCATCCGGTCTCTCCCGTTCGATGATGAGCTCAAGAATCTCCGCGGTGAGAGGCTCGACATACACCGTGTCGGCGGTCTCCGGATCCGTCATGATCGTAGCGGGATTCGAGTTCACGAGCACCACCCGATATCCTTCTTCCCGCAACGCCTTGCAGGCCTGTGTTCCCGAATAATCGAACTCGCAGGCCTGACCGATAACGATAGGTCCGGAGCCTATCAGCAGTATTTTTTCGATATCATCCCTCTTCGGCACATTCACCTCATCTTCGGATTTCGTCCCCGGTATCGTTGAGAATTTCCCTGTATCCTTCTAACCGCTCTTCCCAGTCCCTCAATCCTCTGTAACCGGCATACCAGTCTCTATAGTCTCTGTTTGCGTCGCCGCTCATCTCGCCCGCCGTGAATCTCTCTAAGAACTCCCGGGTGGAGAGCCGGTACTTCCTCTCCATCTCCGCGAGGCCTCCCCGCAATTTCCTTATCTTCTCCTCACAGACTGCTATCTCCCTCTTCGTCGAGATGAAGACCTCATCGTATGTCATGCCCATGGAGACCTCATGATTGAACGGCAGAACCTATTCCCTCTCTTCTCCCCTCGCGCAAAAAAAGTCTTACTTGGGAGATGAGTGTTTCGGCAACTTTCCTCTCCCCCGTGCTGAAGACCGGAAGGGTCCTTCCCGAAAAATCGAGCATTACCGTATAAACATCCTCAGCCCTTCCGAATCCCGGTATCACCATGCCGTGCTGAAGAGCGACCTTCGCGACGACCTCTATGCCATCGAGATTGCCCAGCTGCACCGCTTCGTGGTCCAGACGAATTTCCGAGAGTTCCGAGATGGAGAGTATCTCCTTCCGCCTCCCCATCTTTTTTCCTATCGTGGTCTCTATCGTTCCCTCCGCCATCCTGAAGACAGTCTCGAAGGACTGCTCACGGAACACATATCGCCTGAAAACCAAAAAAGAGATCGTAAAGAGAACCAGCGCCAGAATACGATGAGCAGCGGTTATGGCTCCCCGTCCGGCAGCGAAAAATCCGAGGACCGTGACGAGGGCACCGGAGGCGAGGCTCGATGCCAGTTCACGGTTGAATATGCCGCTGTGCAAAACGCTCCTTCGCTCCGCCCGAGGCGTGGCGGTCTTCAAGACAAGGACATCCTCGTGTATCTCGAGATGATAGTTGCTCTTGCTCATCCTCCACGGTCTTCCCGGCCCTTCGGCTCTTGACTGTCTAAACGTTTCGAGGACTATCCGGCCAGTAATCGAAGGTCTTTTCTAATTTCTGAAATAGACGATCCTGTTCCCGCCGAGATGCAGCGGGATTTCTGATTCATCCTTCCAGAGCCCTTTATGGAAATATGCGTCATCTCCATAGGCAGAAAGGATACTGCCGAAGAACGCGTAGCACTCACCGGTATCGAGAGTCGTCCAGAGTCTGCACTCAATATACCCGACGCAGCCATCAACGACCGGCGGCGTCACTTTCTTGGCCTCCCGGTGCCTGAGACCGGCCTTCCTAAACTTGTCCGTATCCCTTCCCGATACCTTGCCGCACATCCACAACGCCTTCACGAGTTCTCTGGTGGGGATATTGATCACGAACTCTTTTGTCTGCATGATGAGTTCTGCCGTGTAACTCTCTTTCGAAACGCAGACGACCGCCAGGGGAGGCTCCTCGCTCACGGGCGTCGCCCACGCACAGGTCATGACATTCGGTTTTCCCGTTCCGCTCGCACTCGTGAGAAAGAATGTCACCTTTGGGTGAAGCAAGCGATAGATGTCCGATGTAATCTCTTTTAACACCCTCTTCCCCCTATCATCTCCCTGAACCTCTTGAAGAGATGAACAGAGTCATTCGGCCCGGGTCCTGCTTCGGGATGGTGTTGTACCGAGAAGATCGGCAGCTCCCGGTGCTTCATGCCCTCCTCGGTCCCGTCATAGAGGTTCTTGTGGGTCAGTTCCGCCTGCCCTTTGAGACTCGTTATATCCACGCAGTAGTTATGATTCTGGGACGTTATCTCGACCCGCCCTGTCGCGAGATCCTTGACAGGATGGTTTCCGCCGTGGTGTCCGAATTTGAGCTTGTATGTCCTGCCGCCAAGGGCGAGGCCGAGTATCTGGTGGCCGAGACAGATGCCGAATATCGGCTTCTTCCCCATGAGTTTCCTTGTATTCTCGATCGCATAGGTCACAGTCTCCGGATCTCCCGGACCGTTGCTCAAGATAATCCCGTCCGGTTCCATCCCGAGCACCGCCTCCGCAGGCGTTTGAGCCGGCACGACGGTCACCTGAAAGCCGGCCTCCACGAGATTCCTCAGGATATTGAACTTCACACCGAAATCGTAGACCGCCACCCGCAGGACCGGGGCGCCACGCTCGACCACGCACCACTTCCAGCAGCCTTCCGTCCAGGAGTACCGCTCCTTCGTCGTCACCTCTTTCACGAGGTCGAAGGCCGAGATTCCGGGATGACTCCTCACCTTCGCCAAGAGGCTCGCGGGGTTGAGGTCGGTCGTCGAGAGTATGCCCGCCTGTGCCCCATGATTCCTCAGATGCCGCGTCAGCGCCCTCGTGTCAAGACCCTGAATCCCGATGATCCCGTGATCTCGCAGATACTTTCCGATAGGGAGAGCGGATCTCCAGTTACTC
The sequence above is a segment of the Thermodesulfovibrionales bacterium genome. Coding sequences within it:
- the carA gene encoding glutamine-hydrolyzing carbamoyl-phosphate synthase small subunit — its product is MSEALLVLSDGTAFEGRSFGAEGESIGEVVFNTSMTGYQEILTDPSYKGQIVTMTYSEIGNYGINLEDVESSGGPKVEGFVVKEAVDFPSNWRSALPIGKYLRDHGIIGIQGLDTRALTRHLRNHGAQAGILSTTDLNPASLLAKVRSHPGISAFDLVKEVTTKERYSWTEGCWKWCVVERGAPVLRVAVYDFGVKFNILRNLVEAGFQVTVVPAQTPAEAVLGMEPDGIILSNGPGDPETVTYAIENTRKLMGKKPIFGICLGHQILGLALGGRTYKLKFGHHGGNHPVKDLATGRVEITSQNHNYCVDITSLKGQAELTHKNLYDGTEEGMKHRELPIFSVQHHPEAGPGPNDSVHLFKRFREMIGGRGC
- a CDS encoding 6-phosphofructokinase; this translates as MATIKKIGVITSGGDCGGLNAVIKGVAKEAAALGIESVVVPNGYAGLYNLVEFSDVVLLNEERVSRINASLAGSEAGNSRVKIGKISDPDKYERIKKGLEKFGIDALIISGGDDTGSVVVDLSSRGIPCIHVPKTMDLDLQPYSVGGDSAINRIADFTRDLKTTGMSHNRVLVFEVFGRYVGHTALRGGIGAEADCILIPEIPADLDIVYDHMKATYFARVLRSDVRAGTYVIVVAEGLKDASGEMLYDESAGVDAFGHKKLAGAGRYIKQQLEKRLKNDPDVKDFMKKTGMFAPGVFEIPEVREVTPGHLVRSGDSSAYDVTFGYRAGAAAVLLLLAGKAGNTVVDVDGPR
- a CDS encoding flavin reductase family protein, which gives rise to MLKEITSDIYRLLHPKVTFFLTSASGTGKPNVMTCAWATPVSEEPPLAVVCVSKESYTAELIMQTKEFVINIPTRELVKALWMCGKVSGRDTDKFRKAGLRHREAKKVTPPVVDGCVGYIECRLWTTLDTGECYAFFGSILSAYGDDAYFHKGLWKDESEIPLHLGGNRIVYFRN
- the carB gene encoding carbamoyl-phosphate synthase large subunit; the encoded protein is MPKRDDIEKILLIGSGPIVIGQACEFDYSGTQACKALREEGYRVVLVNSNPATIMTDPETADTVYVEPLTAEILELIIERERPDALLPTMGGQTALNLAVELAEKGILDKYGVELIGAKLHAIKKAEDRELFKEAMGKIGLEVPRSAYVGTMKEGLDAVEVIGFPAILRPSFTLGGTGGGIAYNREEYTDMLEKGLKLSPVHQILIEESVLGWKEFELEVMRDTRDNVVIICSIENFDPMGVHTGDSITVAPAQTLTDKEYQRMRDASIAIIREIGVDTGGSNIQFALNPVNGRMVVIEMNPRVSRSSALASKATGFPIAKIAAKLAVGLTLDEIPNDITRETPASFEPTIDYVVTKVPRFTFEKFPEADPTLTTQMKSVGEAMSIGRTFKESLQKALRSLEIGSHGFEEVQATPDELKSRLKIPHAERIWYVTQALRNGMSVEELYDLTKIDPWFLNNIRQILETEDKLKGGCGQLSELSWQDKEVSGMLREAKAQGFSDRRIAQISGRSERDIREMRKEAGIRPVYKMVDTCAAEFEAHTPYLYSTFEMPYSLPREVERKSFPDSGLCAHFSEPLPFVENEANPTKRKKVIILGSGPNRIGQGIEFDYCCVHAVSALKELGYETIMVNCNPETVSTDYDTSDRLYFEPLTIEDVLSIIETEQPEGVIVQFGGQTPLKLAVPLEREGVKILGTSPDSIDRAEDRKRFRELLQKLNLRQPDSDTVVSPEEAFVVAGKIGYPVMVRPSYVLGGRAMEIVYDEQSLNDYMRRAVKASPEHPILVDKYLEDAIEVDVDALSDGVDVVIGGVMEHIEEAGIHSGDSACSLPPYSLSSPIVGEIKKQTRALAKELNVIGLMNIQFAVKDGEIYILEVNPRGSRTVPFVSKATGIPLAKVAAKIVGGKTLRELDLTREREIAHIAVKESVFPFDRFHGVDTILGPEMKSTGEVMGIDENFGLAYAKAEESSNNKLPLSGTIFLSVKDQDKPGICHIVRKFQEMGFDVIATRGTAGHLGDKGIAVKVINKVTEGRPHIVDLIKNKEISFVINTVTGAQAQKDSFSIRESALQYRVPFTTTLSGANAVVNAIEQLIRGKITIKSLQEYHRKRS